From Primulina tabacum isolate GXHZ01 chromosome 2, ASM2559414v2, whole genome shotgun sequence, one genomic window encodes:
- the LOC142537482 gene encoding uncharacterized protein LOC142537482, which produces MAIATIVTMTLQGLVNPNSNQPPPPPPQHGVKFHYESLRKNRCPTFSGGADPEIRQSWLKSVETQLRLLEVPEALKLEVMVLFLEDKAGKWWEAISPAMTAVGPITWQRFREAFLKQYYPAEVRLQKLSEFENFSQAPDMSVVEYTSQFNAFGSYAPAIMADELVKLHRFKKGLNSRIQSALAVYQSANFSNLMGAAIRAEVDIRRREGENRNKRPPSGQPYQGKPMFKRSNQSGGPLSGQSPATNYQGLKPCPTCGFKHAEECRRPVVYALDVENKGTGLPSVLPPPTDRQGRTEELGQIQEQALEEADDANEVVSGTILIQQVPAYALFDCGATHSFMSKRFAKKLGHKPENKAEPFRIATSTSRAIETHKIYRDCKISISNRTFSADLIQLIMVDFDIILGMDWLARNNAIVDCKGKSVKLRTPDQEEVELNLEDILIVREFSDIFPEELSGTVPNREVQFEINLVPGAAPISKAPYRMAPAELKELKEQLQDC; this is translated from the exons ATGGCCATAGCCACAATCGTGACAATGACACTGCAAGGGTTAGTGAACCCGAATTCCAAtcaaccaccaccacctccaccacagCACGGAGTCAAGTTCCATTATGAATCACTCCGCAAGAACAGGTGTCCAACCTTCAGTGGGGGTGCCGACCCCGAAATTCGCCAGAGCTGGCTGAAGAGCGTGGAGACTCAGCTGCGACTGTTGGAAGTCCCCGAGGCACTGAAATTGGAGGTGATGGTGCTTTTCCTAGAGGATAAAGCAGGCAAGTGGTGGGAAGCAATCTCGCCAGCCATGACAGCTGTAGGACCAATCACGTGGCAGCGTTTTAGAGAAGCTTTTCTGAAACAATATTATCCGGCCGAGGTCAGACTGCAGAAACTgagtgagtttgaaaatttCAGTCAAGCTCCAGACATGTCAGTTGTGGAGTACACCTCCCAGTTCAATGCCTTTGGATCATATGCTCCAGCAATCATGGCGGATGAACTTGTGAAATTGCACCGCTTTAAGAAGGGGTTGAACAGCAGAATACAATCAGCTCTTGCAGTCTACCAATCTGCCAATTTTTCAAACCTGATGGGCGCGGCTATCCGAGCCGAAGTTGACATTCGTCGAAGAGAAGGGGAAAACAGGAACAAGCGACCCCCTAGCGGCCAACCTTATCAGGGGAAACCAATGTTCAAGAGGTCCAATCAGTCAGGTGGACCTCTCTCAGGGCAATCCCCCGCCACTAACTATCAAGGACTCAAGCCATGCCCAACTTGTGGCTTCAAACACGCCGAGGAATGCCGAAGGCCAGTGGTGTATGCTTTGGATGTGGAAAATAAGGGCACAGGATTGCCGAGTGTCCTACCGCCACCAACCGATCGGCAGGGCCGAACAGAGGAACTGGGCCAAATTCAGGAGCAGGCCCTA GAAGAGGCAGACGATGCCAATGAAGTCGTGTCAGGTACCATACTTATTCAGCAAGTGCCTGCTTATGCATTATTTGACTGTGGTGCTACCCATTCCtttatgtctaagagatttgctaAGAAATTAGGACATAAGCCCGAGAATAAAGCTGAACCCTTTCGTATAGCCACATCTACAAGTAGGGCCATTGAAACTCACAAAATTTACAGAGATTGTAAAATCAGTATCAGTAATCGGACTTTTAGCGCCGACTTGATACAGTTGATCATGGTCGATTTCGACATCATcttagggatggattggttagcaagaAACAATGCGATAGTAGATTGTAAGGGAAAGAGCGTCAAACTCCGAACCCCAGATCAAGAAGAAGTCGAGCTGAACCTGGAGGACATCCTGATAGTGAGAGAGTTCTCAGACATTTTCCCAGAAGAACTCTCGGGGACGGTCCCGAACCGTGAAGTGCAGTTCGAGATCAATCTGGTTCCCGGTGCTGCAccaatctctaaagcaccttacagAATGGCGCCAGCCgaactcaaggagctaaaagaACAACTCCAAGATTGCTAG